The following is a genomic window from Streptomyces lincolnensis.
TTGCATGACGCCGCGAGATGCCTCAGGAGACAGCAGCCGGTGGTCGGACCTCGACCGCCCGCCCCTCAACGCCACCGCCCTGCGGCGCGCCCTGGTCCGCGAGGGCGGCCTGTGGTCGGACCTGGAGGTCGTGCAGCGCACCGGCTCCACCAACGCCGACCTGGTGGCCCTGGCCGAGCAGGGCAAGGCGGCCGAGGGCGCGGTCCTCGTCGCCGAGGAGCAGTCGGCGGGGCGCGGCCGCCTGGATCGCCAATGGACGGCACCGGCTCGCTCGGGCCTCTTCTTCTCCGTCCTGCTCCGGCCGGCCGGGGTGCCGGTGACCCGCTGGGGCTGGCTCCCCCTGCTCACGGGCGTCGCCGTCGCCACGGGCCTGTCCCGCGCCGCCGGCGTCGACACGGCACTCAAATGGCCCAACGACCTCCTGGTCACCGTCGCCGGCGAGGAACGCAAGGCCGCCGGCATCCTCGCCGAACGCGCCGGTCCCGACGGCGTCGTCATCGGCGTGGGCATCAACGTCACCCTCCGGGAGGACGAACTCCCCGTCCCCCAGGCCGGCTCCCTCGCCCTCGCCGACGCGATCAGCACCGACCGCGACACCCTGCTCCGCGGAGTCCTCCGCTCCCTGGAGGACTGGTACGTCCGCTGGCGCACCGCTGAGGGAGACCCGGTGGCGAGCGGCCTCCAGGAGACCTATGCGGCGGGCTGCGCAACCCTGGGCCGAACCGTCCGCGCCGAGCTCCCGGGGGACCGTTCGGTCGTGGGGGAAGCGGTAGCGGTGGATGGGGACGGCCGCCTGGTGATCGCCACGGAGGCGGGCGTGCAGGAGCCGGTGGGAGCGGGAGACATCATCCACTTGCGCCCGGCGTGAAGGATGCCGACTCAGGGGCGCGGGGAACTGCGCGACAAGCCCCCACGCACCCGCAGCCGACCGAATCACAAGCCACCCACGATCCCCCGGCCCAACCGAACGGAGTGAGCTGGCGCACACCTGCCGT
Proteins encoded in this region:
- a CDS encoding biotin--[acetyl-CoA-carboxylase] ligase, translated to MTPRDASGDSSRWSDLDRPPLNATALRRALVREGGLWSDLEVVQRTGSTNADLVALAEQGKAAEGAVLVAEEQSAGRGRLDRQWTAPARSGLFFSVLLRPAGVPVTRWGWLPLLTGVAVATGLSRAAGVDTALKWPNDLLVTVAGEERKAAGILAERAGPDGVVIGVGINVTLREDELPVPQAGSLALADAISTDRDTLLRGVLRSLEDWYVRWRTAEGDPVASGLQETYAAGCATLGRTVRAELPGDRSVVGEAVAVDGDGRLVIATEAGVQEPVGAGDIIHLRPA